A single genomic interval of Camelina sativa cultivar DH55 chromosome 11, Cs, whole genome shotgun sequence harbors:
- the LOC104723427 gene encoding probable glycosyltransferase At5g25310 gives MVNVKSPLRLFIEVSIKELVRGFRRQRIKWRNAFLLGSIMTTIVILLHTPTFSVFSDDDKVTESSSSSSSSSPIYLNGSLHLNIQIVSEAKVESFDALTTTPKVQLNASEESGTALSRKRRKRKKRKKTKDELILPDPPPAPRHVISSSERRARSFPPKKALAYAKLEIQRVPEIVNDTDLFAPVFRNLSIFKRSYELMELILKVYIYPDGDKPIFHQPHLNGIYASEGWFMKLMELNTQFVTKDPERAHLFYMPYSVKQLQKTIFVPGSHNIKPLSIFLRDYVNMLSIKYPFWNRTHGSDHFLVACHDWGPYTVNEHPELRRNTIKALCNADLSDGVFVPGKDVSLPETSIRNAGRPLRYIGNGNRVSQRPILAFFAGNLHGRVRPQLLKHWRNKDNDMKIYGPLPHNVARKMTYVQHMKSSKYCLCPMGYEVNSPRIVEAIYYECVPVVIADNFVLPFSDVLDWSAFSVVVPEKEIPRLKEILLQIPMRRYLKMQSNVKMVQRHFLWSTKPRKYDVFHMILHSIWFNLLNQNQTSSNDHDPDS, from the exons atggtCAATGTGAAAAGCCCTTTACGGCTATTCATAGAGGTTTCGATAAAGGAATTAGTTAGGGGTTTCAGGAGACAAAGGATCAAATGGAGAAACGCGTTTCTTCTCGGTTCTATAATGACCACCATTGTGATTCTGCTTCACACACCAACGTTTTCAGTTTTCTCTGATGATGATAAAGTGaccgagtcttcttcttcttcttcttcttcttcgcctaTTTACTTGAACGGTTCCCTGCATTTGAATATCCAAATTGTTAGTGAAGCAAAAGTTGAAAGTTTTGATGCTCTTACAACGACTCCTAAAGTGCAACTGAATGCTTCTGAAGAAAGTGGAACCGCTCTTTCAAGAAAAAGgcgaaaaaggaagaaaagaaagaagactaAAGATGAGCTGATTCTCCCTGATCCTCCACCAGCACCACGGCATGttatatcttcttcagag AGACGTGCTCGTTCCTTCCCACCCAAGAAAGCTCTTGCTTATGCAAAACTGGAGATTCAGCGTGTCCCGGAGATCGTAAATGACACGGATCTGTTTGCTCCGGTGTTTCGCAATCTCTCTATTTTCAAAAG GAGCTATGAGCTTATGGAATTAATACTTAAGGTCTACATATATCCTGACGGTGACAAACCCATCTTTCACCAACCACATTTGAACGGTATATATGCATCAGAAGGTTGGTTTATGAAGTTAATGGAGTTGAACACACAGTTTGTCACAAAGGACCCTGAGAGGGCTCACTTGTTCTACATGCCTTACAGTGTGAAGCAGCTTCAGAAAACTATCTTTGTCCCTGGATCACATAACATCAAACCTTTGTCTATCTTTCTTAGAGACTACGTCAACATGCTATCCATCAAATACCCGTTCTGGAACCGCACTCACGGATCAGATCATTTCCTCGTCGCTTGCCACGATTGG GGTCCTTACACAGTGAACGAGCACCCGGAGCTAAGACGAAACACTATTAAAGCTCTCTGCAACGCAGACTTATCAGACGGTGTCTTTGTCCCGGGAAAAGATGTTTCTCTACCGGAAACTTCCATAAGAAACGCCGGGAGACCACTACGCTACATTGGAAACGGAAACAGAGTTTCTCAACGTCCCATCCTCGCTTTCTTCGCTGGAAACCTCCACGGTCGTGTCCGTCCACAGCTTCTAAAACACTGGAGAAACAAAGACAACGACATGAAAATCTACGGTCCGCTTCCACACAACGTAGCTAGGAAAATGACTTACGTGCAACACATGAAGTCAAGCAAATACTGTCTTTGTCCAATGGGTTACGAAGTGAACAGTCCACGAATCGTTGAAGCTATATACTACGAGTGCGTCCCCGTGGTGATAGCCGATAACTTCGTGCTACCGTTCAGTGATGTTCTTGATTGGTCAGCGTTCTCAGTAGTTGTGCCGGAGAAGGAGATCCCACGGCTGAAGGAGATACTGTTGCAGATTCCTATGAGGAGATATCTGAAGATGCAGAGTAACGTGAAGATGGTTCAGAGAC ATTTCTTGTGGAGCACTAAACCTAGAAAGTACGATGTGTTTCATATGATACTTCACTCCATTTGGTTTAACCTTCTTAATCAGAACCAAACTTCTTCTAATGATCATGATCCTGATTCCTGA
- the LOC104723428 gene encoding tricyclene synthase, chloroplastic isoform X2, producing MPKRQTHTRYICKAESETPSQPLVARRSANYQPSLWEHEYLLSLGHTYVKDDNVERAKLLEKEVSKMLNETEGLLEQLELVDILQRLGVSYHFESEIKKILTNVHGKNVRAHKNRIDQRRWEDLYATALEFRLLRQHGFNITQDVFDRNFGDGLDNEDIKSVLSLYEASYLSTRFDTKLKETIYFTTERLRNFVKMKKTETKPYVRKMVIHALEMPYHRRVGRLEARWYIGVYGERHDMNPILLEFAKLDYNIVQVIHQDELKYLSSWWSKTGLTKHLDFVRDRITESYFSSVGVIYEPEFAYHRQVLTKVFMLITTIDDIYDIYGTMEELQLFTTIVEKWDVNRLEELPEYLKLCFLCLVNEINQIGYFVLRDKGFNVIPYLKKSWADMCKTFLKEARWYKSDYKPNFEEYMQNGCISSSVPTILLHLFCLFSDQTLDILVSYHHSVVRSSATILRLANDLATSSEELARGDTMKSVQCHMHETGASEAESRAYIREMIGVAWDDLNLEKRSCMLHQGFVEAAANLGRVAQCIYQYGDGYGCPDKAKTIDHVRSLLVHPIPID from the exons ATGCCTAAACGACAGACTCATACGCGTTACATTTGCAAGGCTGAGTCGGAAACACCATCACAGCCTCTTGTTGCCCGTCGCTCAGCAAACTATCAACCGTCTCTCTGGGAGCACGAGTATCTCCTCTCGCTCGGTCATACATATGTG AAAGACGACAACGTCGAGAGAGCTAAGTTATTGGAGAAGGAAGTGAGTAAAATGCTGAACGAAACGGAGGGTTTACTTGAACAGCTAGAGCTCGTAGACATTTTACAAAGACTCGGAGTTTCTTATCATTTCGAAAGTGAAATCAAGAAGATTCTAACGAATGTCCATGGAAAAAATGTAAGAGCACACAAAAACCGGATAGATCAAAGGAGATGGGAAGACTTATATGCGACTGCTCTCGAGTTTCGACTCCTAAGGCAACATGGTTTTAATATCACACAAG ATGTTTTCGACAGGAATTTCGGAGATGGTTTGGATAATGAAGACATCAAGAGTGTTCTTTCACTATACGAAGCTTCATATCTCTCGACCAGATTTGATACTAAATTGAAAGAGACCATATATTTTACAACAGAACGGCTTAGAAACTTTGTGAAAATGAAGAAGACAGAGACCAAACCTTATGTTCGGAAAATGGTAATTCATGCTTTAGAAATGCCTTACCATCGGAGAGTTGGAAGACTAGAAGCAAGATGGTACATAGGCGTGTACGGAGAGAGACACGACATGAACCCTATCTTGCTCGAATTCGCAAAACTTGATTACAATATCGTACAAGTTATACATCAAGACGAGCTCAAATATCTCTCTAG CTGGTGGAGCAAGACGGGATTAACTAAACACCTTGACTTCGTAAGAGATCGAATAACAGAGAGTTATTTCTCGAGTGTTGGAGTAATCTATGAGCCTGAGTTTGCTTATCATCGACAAGTGCTTACAAAAGTTTTCATGCTTATCACAACTATCGAcgatatatatgatatttatggAACAATGGAGGAGCTCCAACTATTCACAACCATAGTTGAAAA atGGGATGTGAATCGTCTTGAAGAACTTCCCGAGTACTTGAAGTTATGTTTTCTCTGCCTCGTCAACGAAATTAATCAGATTGGATATTTTGTTCTCAGAGATAAAGGATTTAATGTGATCCCTTACCTCAAAAAATCC TGGGCAGATATGTGTAAAACGTTTTTGAAAGAGGCAAGGTGGTACAAAAGTGAttacaaacccaactttgaagaATACATGCAAAATGGTTGTATCTCAAGCTCGGTCCCTACAATACTTCTACACTTGTTCTGTCTCTTCTCCGACCAAACCTTAGATATTCTTGTCTCCTATCATCACTCTGTTGTTCGAAGCTCTGCCACCATCCTCCGTCTCGCTAATGATCTCGCCACTTCTTCG GAGGAATTAGCGAGAGGTGACACTATGAAATCCGTGCAATGTCACATGCATGAGACGGGCGCTTCGGAAGCAGAGTCACGTGCGTACATTCGAGAAATGATTGGTGTGGCTTGGGATGACTTGAACTTGGAGAAAAGGAGTTGTATGCTACATCAAGGTTTCGTAGAAGCTGCGGCTAATCTTGGACGTGTGGCTCAGTGCATTTATCAGTACGGTGATGGCTATGGCTGTCCCGACAAAGCTAAGACCATTGATCATGTCCGCTCCTTGCTCGTCCACCCTATTCCAATCGATTAA
- the LOC104723428 gene encoding tricyclene synthase, chloroplastic isoform X1, whose translation MPKRQTHTRYICKAESETPSQPLVARRSANYQPSLWEHEYLLSLGHTYVKDDNVERAKLLEKEVSKMLNETEGLLEQLELVDILQRLGVSYHFESEIKKILTNVHGKNVRAHKNRIDQRRWEDLYATALEFRLLRQHGFNITQDVFDRNFGDGLDNEDIKSVLSLYEASYLSTRFDTKLKETIYFTTERLRNFVKMKKTETKPYVRKMVIHALEMPYHRRVGRLEARWYIGVYGERHDMNPILLEFAKLDYNIVQVIHQDELKYLSSSWWSKTGLTKHLDFVRDRITESYFSSVGVIYEPEFAYHRQVLTKVFMLITTIDDIYDIYGTMEELQLFTTIVEKWDVNRLEELPEYLKLCFLCLVNEINQIGYFVLRDKGFNVIPYLKKSWADMCKTFLKEARWYKSDYKPNFEEYMQNGCISSSVPTILLHLFCLFSDQTLDILVSYHHSVVRSSATILRLANDLATSSEELARGDTMKSVQCHMHETGASEAESRAYIREMIGVAWDDLNLEKRSCMLHQGFVEAAANLGRVAQCIYQYGDGYGCPDKAKTIDHVRSLLVHPIPID comes from the exons ATGCCTAAACGACAGACTCATACGCGTTACATTTGCAAGGCTGAGTCGGAAACACCATCACAGCCTCTTGTTGCCCGTCGCTCAGCAAACTATCAACCGTCTCTCTGGGAGCACGAGTATCTCCTCTCGCTCGGTCATACATATGTG AAAGACGACAACGTCGAGAGAGCTAAGTTATTGGAGAAGGAAGTGAGTAAAATGCTGAACGAAACGGAGGGTTTACTTGAACAGCTAGAGCTCGTAGACATTTTACAAAGACTCGGAGTTTCTTATCATTTCGAAAGTGAAATCAAGAAGATTCTAACGAATGTCCATGGAAAAAATGTAAGAGCACACAAAAACCGGATAGATCAAAGGAGATGGGAAGACTTATATGCGACTGCTCTCGAGTTTCGACTCCTAAGGCAACATGGTTTTAATATCACACAAG ATGTTTTCGACAGGAATTTCGGAGATGGTTTGGATAATGAAGACATCAAGAGTGTTCTTTCACTATACGAAGCTTCATATCTCTCGACCAGATTTGATACTAAATTGAAAGAGACCATATATTTTACAACAGAACGGCTTAGAAACTTTGTGAAAATGAAGAAGACAGAGACCAAACCTTATGTTCGGAAAATGGTAATTCATGCTTTAGAAATGCCTTACCATCGGAGAGTTGGAAGACTAGAAGCAAGATGGTACATAGGCGTGTACGGAGAGAGACACGACATGAACCCTATCTTGCTCGAATTCGCAAAACTTGATTACAATATCGTACAAGTTATACATCAAGACGAGCTCAAATATCTCTCTAG CAGCTGGTGGAGCAAGACGGGATTAACTAAACACCTTGACTTCGTAAGAGATCGAATAACAGAGAGTTATTTCTCGAGTGTTGGAGTAATCTATGAGCCTGAGTTTGCTTATCATCGACAAGTGCTTACAAAAGTTTTCATGCTTATCACAACTATCGAcgatatatatgatatttatggAACAATGGAGGAGCTCCAACTATTCACAACCATAGTTGAAAA atGGGATGTGAATCGTCTTGAAGAACTTCCCGAGTACTTGAAGTTATGTTTTCTCTGCCTCGTCAACGAAATTAATCAGATTGGATATTTTGTTCTCAGAGATAAAGGATTTAATGTGATCCCTTACCTCAAAAAATCC TGGGCAGATATGTGTAAAACGTTTTTGAAAGAGGCAAGGTGGTACAAAAGTGAttacaaacccaactttgaagaATACATGCAAAATGGTTGTATCTCAAGCTCGGTCCCTACAATACTTCTACACTTGTTCTGTCTCTTCTCCGACCAAACCTTAGATATTCTTGTCTCCTATCATCACTCTGTTGTTCGAAGCTCTGCCACCATCCTCCGTCTCGCTAATGATCTCGCCACTTCTTCG GAGGAATTAGCGAGAGGTGACACTATGAAATCCGTGCAATGTCACATGCATGAGACGGGCGCTTCGGAAGCAGAGTCACGTGCGTACATTCGAGAAATGATTGGTGTGGCTTGGGATGACTTGAACTTGGAGAAAAGGAGTTGTATGCTACATCAAGGTTTCGTAGAAGCTGCGGCTAATCTTGGACGTGTGGCTCAGTGCATTTATCAGTACGGTGATGGCTATGGCTGTCCCGACAAAGCTAAGACCATTGATCATGTCCGCTCCTTGCTCGTCCACCCTATTCCAATCGATTAA
- the LOC104723428 gene encoding tricyclene synthase, chloroplastic isoform X3: MPKRQTHTRYICKAESETPSQPLVARRSANYQPSLWEHEYLLSLGHTYVKDDNVERAKLLEKEVSKMLNETEGLLEQLELVDILQRLGVSYHFESEIKKILTNVHGKNVRAHKNRIDQRRWEDLYATALEFRLLRQHGFNITQDVFDRNFGDGLDNEDIKSVLSLYEASYLSTRFDTKLKETIYFTTERLRNFVKMKKTETKPYVRKMVIHALEMPYHRRVGRLEARWYIGVYGERHDMNPILLEFAKLDYNIVQVIHQDELKYLSSSWWSKTGLTKHLDFVRDRITESYFSSVGVIYEPEFAYHRQVLTKVFMLITTIDDIYDIYGTMEELQLFTTIVEKWDVNRLEELPEYLKLCFLCLVNEINQIGYFVLRDKGFNVIPYLKKSWADMCKTFLKEARWYKSDYKPNFEEYMQNGCISSSVPTILLHLFCLFSDQTLDILVSYHHSVVRSSATILRLANDLATSSIVVLTGGISER; the protein is encoded by the exons ATGCCTAAACGACAGACTCATACGCGTTACATTTGCAAGGCTGAGTCGGAAACACCATCACAGCCTCTTGTTGCCCGTCGCTCAGCAAACTATCAACCGTCTCTCTGGGAGCACGAGTATCTCCTCTCGCTCGGTCATACATATGTG AAAGACGACAACGTCGAGAGAGCTAAGTTATTGGAGAAGGAAGTGAGTAAAATGCTGAACGAAACGGAGGGTTTACTTGAACAGCTAGAGCTCGTAGACATTTTACAAAGACTCGGAGTTTCTTATCATTTCGAAAGTGAAATCAAGAAGATTCTAACGAATGTCCATGGAAAAAATGTAAGAGCACACAAAAACCGGATAGATCAAAGGAGATGGGAAGACTTATATGCGACTGCTCTCGAGTTTCGACTCCTAAGGCAACATGGTTTTAATATCACACAAG ATGTTTTCGACAGGAATTTCGGAGATGGTTTGGATAATGAAGACATCAAGAGTGTTCTTTCACTATACGAAGCTTCATATCTCTCGACCAGATTTGATACTAAATTGAAAGAGACCATATATTTTACAACAGAACGGCTTAGAAACTTTGTGAAAATGAAGAAGACAGAGACCAAACCTTATGTTCGGAAAATGGTAATTCATGCTTTAGAAATGCCTTACCATCGGAGAGTTGGAAGACTAGAAGCAAGATGGTACATAGGCGTGTACGGAGAGAGACACGACATGAACCCTATCTTGCTCGAATTCGCAAAACTTGATTACAATATCGTACAAGTTATACATCAAGACGAGCTCAAATATCTCTCTAG CAGCTGGTGGAGCAAGACGGGATTAACTAAACACCTTGACTTCGTAAGAGATCGAATAACAGAGAGTTATTTCTCGAGTGTTGGAGTAATCTATGAGCCTGAGTTTGCTTATCATCGACAAGTGCTTACAAAAGTTTTCATGCTTATCACAACTATCGAcgatatatatgatatttatggAACAATGGAGGAGCTCCAACTATTCACAACCATAGTTGAAAA atGGGATGTGAATCGTCTTGAAGAACTTCCCGAGTACTTGAAGTTATGTTTTCTCTGCCTCGTCAACGAAATTAATCAGATTGGATATTTTGTTCTCAGAGATAAAGGATTTAATGTGATCCCTTACCTCAAAAAATCC TGGGCAGATATGTGTAAAACGTTTTTGAAAGAGGCAAGGTGGTACAAAAGTGAttacaaacccaactttgaagaATACATGCAAAATGGTTGTATCTCAAGCTCGGTCCCTACAATACTTCTACACTTGTTCTGTCTCTTCTCCGACCAAACCTTAGATATTCTTGTCTCCTATCATCACTCTGTTGTTCGAAGCTCTGCCACCATCCTCCGTCTCGCTAATGATCTCGCCACTTCTTCG ATAGTTGTTTTAACAGGAGGAATTAGCGAGAGGTGA
- the LOC104723429 gene encoding (E)-beta-ocimene synthase, chloroplastic isoform X1 yields MCSIFLTPLQMAAQNLSFSSAFVCNSHHQNTQHLPCNAVSKMTSAHAVSTVCRRSANYQPPLWDHQYLLSLENIYVKEVETTEKAKLLKEEVRKKLREIDQGSVEQLEMIDSLQRLGISHHYKHEIHDILKNIHDQRGKIERESQDLHATSLEFFLLRQHGFDVSQDDFDVFKSETGVFRRTLSSDIKGLLSLYEASYFSTDSDFKLKENRLYASERLSEFVAESSKTIRREDEAYMLEMVKRVLETPYHWSIRRLEARWYIHVYVNKHDMNPLLLEFAALDFNMLQANHQEELKLISSWWNSTRLTKQLDFVRDRITESYFWTIGIFYEPEFKYHRMILTKIFMLIVIMDDIYDIYGTIEELEIFTNVVEKWDVNHVERLPRYLKVCFLFLFNEVNQIGYDVLRDKGLNVIPYLKQVWADLFKTFLTEAKWYKTGHKPSFEEYMQNGVISSSVPAILLHLYFVLSDHISDQTLTDVSKNHHSVVRSCATILRLANDLATSKEEMARGDSPKSVQCYMYETGASEEEARGHMQSMISDSWDVINSDFKRAHTSSLPSGFVAAAANLNRVVQCIYQHGDGHGSPEKTKIVDYIRSLFFNPVPV; encoded by the exons ATGTGTTCCATTTTCTTAACTCCGTTACAAATGGCTGCTCAAAATCTCTCCTTCAGTTCAGCTTTTGTTTGCAACAGTCATCATCAAAACACTCAGCATTTACCTTGCAACGCGGTCTCCAAAATGACCTCGGCTCATGCTGTCAGTACAGTCTGCCGCCGTTCCGCCAATTATCAGCCGCCTCTTTGGGATCATCAATATCTCCTCTCCCTCGAGAATATATATGTG aaagaagtTGAAACCACGGAGAAAGCTAAATTATTGAAAGAAGAGGTGAGGAAGAAACTACGTGAAATTGATCAAGGTTCTGTTGAGCAGCTAGAAATGATTGATTCTCTGCAACGACTCGGAATCTCGCATCACTATAAACACGAAATCcatgatattttgaaaaatattcatGACCAACGCGGCAAAATCGAGAGGGAATCACAAGATCTTCATGCTACATCTCTTGAATTTTTTCTCCTAAGGCAACATGGTTTTGATGTCTCGCAag ATGATTTTGACGTTTTCAAAAGTGAGACCGGAGTATTCAGAAGAACTCTAAGCAGCGATATCAAAGGTTTACTCTCTCTATACGAAGCTTCTTATTTTTCAACTGATTCGGATTTTAAACTCAAGGAGAATAGACTTTATGCAAGTGAGCGATTAAGTGAATTTGTCGCGGAAAGTAGCAAAACTATTCGCAGAGAAGATGAAGCTTATATGTTAGAGATGGTGAAAAGAGTACTAGAAACGCCGTACCACTGGAGCATACGAAGATTAGAAGCAAGATGGTACATACATGTTTACGTAAACAAGCATGATATGAATCCTCTATTGCTAGAGTTTGCAGCACTTGATTTCAACATGTTACAAGCTAATCATCAAGAAGAACTTAAACTAATTTCTAG TTGGTGGAACAGCACAAGACTTACGAAACAACTTGATTTCGTGAGAGACCGAATCACAGAGAGTTATTTTTGGACCATTGGAATATTTTACGAGCCAGAGTTTAAATACCACCGCATGATACTCACcaaaatatttatgttaattgtgATTATGGATGATATCTACGATATCTATGGTACAATAGAGGAGCTCGAAATTTTCACAAATGTGGTCGAAAA ATGGGATGTGAACCATGTTGAAAGACTTCCCAGATACTTGAaagtgtgttttctttttctattcaaTGAGGTCAACCAAATCGGATACGATGTTCTCAGAGACAAAGGACTTAACGTCATTCCTTACCTCAAACAAGTT tGGGCGGATCTATTTAAAACATTCCTAACGGAAGCGAAGTGGTACAAAACTGGACACAAACCAAGTTTCGAAGAATACATGCAAAACGGTGTGATATCGAGTTCTGTCCCAGCGATACTGCTCCACCTTTATTTCGTCCTCTCTGACCACATATCCGACCAAACCCTAACTGATGTTTCCAAAAACCACCACTCTGTTGTCCGGAGCTGCGCCACCATTCTCCGTCTTGCTAATGATCTCGCCACCTCAAAG GAAGAGATGGCAAGAGGAGATTCACCAAAGTCAGTCCAATGTTACATGTACGAGACAGGAGCCAGCGAGGAAGAGGCCCGTGGACACATGCAAAGTATGATCAGTGACTCTTGGGACGTCATTAACTCCGATTTCAAAAGGGCACACACATCTTCACTTCCTAGTGGTTTCGTGGCAGCCGCCGCAAATCTTAACCGAGTGGTACAGTGTATCTACCAGCACGGTGATGGCCACGGCAGCCCTGAAAAGACCAAGATCGTTGATTATATCCGCTCCCTATTCTTCAACCCCGTTCCTGTATAG
- the LOC104723429 gene encoding (E)-beta-ocimene synthase, chloroplastic isoform X2, translating into MLEMVKRVLETPYHWSIRRLEARWYIHVYVNKHDMNPLLLEFAALDFNMLQANHQEELKLISSWWNSTRLTKQLDFVRDRITESYFWTIGIFYEPEFKYHRMILTKIFMLIVIMDDIYDIYGTIEELEIFTNVVEKWDVNHVERLPRYLKVCFLFLFNEVNQIGYDVLRDKGLNVIPYLKQVWADLFKTFLTEAKWYKTGHKPSFEEYMQNGVISSSVPAILLHLYFVLSDHISDQTLTDVSKNHHSVVRSCATILRLANDLATSKEEMARGDSPKSVQCYMYETGASEEEARGHMQSMISDSWDVINSDFKRAHTSSLPSGFVAAAANLNRVVQCIYQHGDGHGSPEKTKIVDYIRSLFFNPVPV; encoded by the exons ATGTTAGAGATGGTGAAAAGAGTACTAGAAACGCCGTACCACTGGAGCATACGAAGATTAGAAGCAAGATGGTACATACATGTTTACGTAAACAAGCATGATATGAATCCTCTATTGCTAGAGTTTGCAGCACTTGATTTCAACATGTTACAAGCTAATCATCAAGAAGAACTTAAACTAATTTCTAG TTGGTGGAACAGCACAAGACTTACGAAACAACTTGATTTCGTGAGAGACCGAATCACAGAGAGTTATTTTTGGACCATTGGAATATTTTACGAGCCAGAGTTTAAATACCACCGCATGATACTCACcaaaatatttatgttaattgtgATTATGGATGATATCTACGATATCTATGGTACAATAGAGGAGCTCGAAATTTTCACAAATGTGGTCGAAAA ATGGGATGTGAACCATGTTGAAAGACTTCCCAGATACTTGAaagtgtgttttctttttctattcaaTGAGGTCAACCAAATCGGATACGATGTTCTCAGAGACAAAGGACTTAACGTCATTCCTTACCTCAAACAAGTT tGGGCGGATCTATTTAAAACATTCCTAACGGAAGCGAAGTGGTACAAAACTGGACACAAACCAAGTTTCGAAGAATACATGCAAAACGGTGTGATATCGAGTTCTGTCCCAGCGATACTGCTCCACCTTTATTTCGTCCTCTCTGACCACATATCCGACCAAACCCTAACTGATGTTTCCAAAAACCACCACTCTGTTGTCCGGAGCTGCGCCACCATTCTCCGTCTTGCTAATGATCTCGCCACCTCAAAG GAAGAGATGGCAAGAGGAGATTCACCAAAGTCAGTCCAATGTTACATGTACGAGACAGGAGCCAGCGAGGAAGAGGCCCGTGGACACATGCAAAGTATGATCAGTGACTCTTGGGACGTCATTAACTCCGATTTCAAAAGGGCACACACATCTTCACTTCCTAGTGGTTTCGTGGCAGCCGCCGCAAATCTTAACCGAGTGGTACAGTGTATCTACCAGCACGGTGATGGCCACGGCAGCCCTGAAAAGACCAAGATCGTTGATTATATCCGCTCCCTATTCTTCAACCCCGTTCCTGTATAG
- the LOC104723432 gene encoding 60S ribosomal protein L15-1: MGAYKYVSELWRKKQSDVMRFLQRVRCWEYRQQPSIVRLVRPTRPDKARRLGYKAKQGFVVYRVRVRRGGRKRPVPKGIVYGKPTNQGVTQLKFQRSKRSVAEERAGRKLGGLRVVNSYWLNEDSTYKYYEIILVDPAHNAVRNDPRINWICNPVHKHRELRGLTSEGKKNRGLRGKGHNNHKNRPSRRATWKKNNSLSLRRYR; encoded by the exons ATGG GTGCGTACAAGTATGTTTCGGAGCTTTGGAGGAAGAAACAGTCCGATGTGATGAGGTTTCTCCAGAGGGTGAGGTGCTGGGAGTACAGACAGCAACCTTCGATTGTTCGTCTCGTCAGGCCTACTCGTCCTGATAAGGCTCGTCGTCTGGGTTACAAGGCCAAGCAG GGCTTTGTTGTGTACCGTGTCCGTGTGAGACGTGGTGGACGCAAGAGGCCAGTGCCCAAGGGTATTGTGTATGGTAAGCCTACAAACCAGGGAGTGACACAACTCAAGTTCCAGCGTAGCAAGCGTTCTGTTGCTGAGGAGCGTGCTGGCAGGAAATTGGGAGGTCTCAGAGTTGTCAACTCTTACTGGCTCAACGAG GATTCGACTTACAAGTACTACGAGATCATCTTGGTTGACCCGGCACACAATGCTGTCCGTAATGACCCAAGGATTAACTGGATCTGCAACCCAGTTCACAAGCACCGTGAGCTCAGAGGACTTACTTCCGAGGGAAAGAAGAACAGAGGTCTTCGTGGAAAGGGACACAACAACCACAAGAACCGTCCATCTCGCAGAGCTACATGGAAGAAGAACAACTCTCTCTCCCTTCGTCGTTACCGTTGA
- the LOC104723431 gene encoding UDP-N-acetylglucosamine transferase subunit ALG13 homolog, translated as MEDRENAKKRLVFVTVGTTSFDALVKAVVTQHVQDELLKRGYTHLLIQMGRGTFFPTKCDGADGSLVVDYFTFSSCIADHIRSASLVISHAGSGSIFETLKLGKPLIVVVNEDLMDNHQCELAEALEERKHLYYTRPHTLHQTLTKMELESLVPYTPGDGTPVARIIDRFLGFPDD; from the exons ATGGAAGATAGAGAGAATGCGAAGAAGAGACTAGTGTTTGTGACTGTGGGAACAACAAGTTTCGATGCTCTTGTGAAAGCAGTCGTGACTCAACATGTTCAAGACGAGTTGCTCAAGAGAGGATACACTCATCTTCTCATTCAGATGGGTCGTGGTACCTTTTTCCCAACTAAg TGTGATGGAGCGGATGGATCGTTAGTTGTGGATTACTTCACATTTTCCTCATGTATCGCAGATCATATTCGATCTGCATCGCTTGTTATTAGTCACGCTG GATCTGGAAGCATATTTGAGACACTAAAGCTAGGGAAACCATTGATTGTGGTAGTGAACGAAGATCTGATGGACAATCATCAATGTGAATTAGCTGAAGCACTTGAAGAGAGGAAACACTTGTACTACACTCGTCCTCACACTCTTCATCAAACcttgacgaaaatggagttggAGTCTCTAGTTCCATATACTCCAGGGGACGGAACCCCTGTTGCCCGCATCATCGACAGGTTCCTCGGATTCCCTGATGATTGA